From the Syntrophomonadaceae bacterium genome, one window contains:
- a CDS encoding indolepyruvate oxidoreductase subunit beta, which translates to MKLDIVICGVGGQGNLLASVAIAQYAIGKGLNVFGTETIGAAQRGGSVVSHLRISDQAIFSPLVPQASADLLIGFEPIEALRNIRLVNPETRFIINMQPVPTVLCNMGLDAYPAPDNIVQVFRNRCAEGYVFNATMKAQALGNALMTNVVILGALARISSFFDKEEFSRTVADLLPAKIQDINLQAFNLGYGLIDQEQSNIA; encoded by the coding sequence ATGAAGTTAGACATTGTGATATGTGGCGTAGGTGGGCAGGGGAATCTGCTGGCTTCTGTTGCTATTGCCCAATATGCCATAGGCAAGGGATTGAATGTATTTGGGACTGAAACCATCGGGGCTGCCCAGCGCGGCGGTTCTGTAGTATCTCACTTGCGCATCTCTGATCAGGCCATTTTTTCGCCACTGGTTCCACAGGCCAGCGCAGATCTGCTGATTGGCTTTGAACCTATTGAGGCATTAAGGAATATTAGGCTGGTAAATCCGGAGACACGCTTTATCATTAACATGCAACCTGTTCCGACAGTACTGTGCAACATGGGATTAGATGCTTACCCAGCTCCGGATAATATCGTGCAAGTGTTCCGCAATCGTTGTGCTGAAGGGTATGTGTTCAATGCAACAATGAAGGCCCAAGCATTGGGTAATGCTCTGATGACCAACGTTGTAATTCTGGGAGCATTGGCCAGGATATCCAGCTTTTTCGATAAAGAGGAATTTAGCCGTACGGTAGCTGACCTGTTGCCAGCCAAAATACAAGACATCAATCTCCAGGCTTTTAATCTGGGATATGGCCTGATTGACCAGGAGCAATCGAATATTGCCTAA
- a CDS encoding 4Fe-4S binding protein gives MKKYVMGNTAIAAGAVEAGVRVVTGYPGTPATEIVEELSEVSGINAEWHTNELVALEVAMGASLCNIRSLAVMKHNGTNVATDFLMHINFTGIRGGMVLISADDPGGNSSQNEEDTRILIHTYGHLPIFDPSSPQEAKEMIKVAYDLSEQTESCFVLRPVMRVCHARSIMEISDMVAVSERKPDFINDRSRYVMSAVAEKAAGGKMRPLWRHELLNQKQADFTAIAEASPFNWIEEGDGDIGLIGCGIGYSYIKEAESMLGKKYPVLKLGTLPLPREKVLEFLQKVKTVIVFEEIEPVVERLVKLLCFEAGISVKVLGRESFLPAVGELSAYGVVDALAKLDSSISTGNSSTISAQIAPPIRTRTQCVGCSYRGLLNALKQVVRKHKGVVTGDIGCHDAGSFPPIELQSTIYCMGASIPLATGMKASGFDKPVVALIGDSTFFHMGINGLINAIYNRSNITIVVADNGTTAMTGFQPHPGSGEDIRRQAAPKISVQKLVEALGISARTVNPYNIEETRVAIEEAVKEEGVSVVVSCAPCYLRASRRNILPFQPRKVKIDSERCNGCKTCINDFGCPALRYENEKVTKNEMTCVDCGLCADVCKRGAII, from the coding sequence AGTTGAGGCAGGTGTAAGAGTAGTAACCGGTTATCCCGGCACTCCTGCAACCGAAATAGTTGAAGAATTATCCGAGGTTAGTGGGATCAATGCGGAATGGCATACCAATGAACTGGTAGCCCTGGAAGTTGCGATGGGTGCCTCGTTATGTAATATTCGATCTTTGGCGGTAATGAAGCATAACGGTACTAACGTGGCTACCGATTTTCTGATGCACATTAATTTTACTGGTATTCGGGGGGGAATGGTCCTGATATCAGCCGATGATCCTGGTGGCAATTCTTCACAAAACGAAGAGGATACCAGGATTTTGATCCATACCTACGGCCATTTGCCGATATTTGATCCGTCCTCTCCTCAAGAGGCGAAAGAAATGATTAAGGTAGCTTATGATTTGTCCGAGCAAACTGAAAGCTGCTTTGTCTTGCGGCCCGTAATGCGTGTTTGCCATGCCAGGTCAATCATGGAAATCTCCGACATGGTGGCTGTTTCGGAAAGGAAACCGGATTTTATCAATGACCGTTCCCGCTATGTCATGAGTGCAGTAGCAGAAAAAGCTGCCGGCGGAAAAATGCGTCCGCTTTGGCGGCATGAACTCTTAAATCAGAAGCAGGCTGATTTTACGGCGATTGCTGAAGCCAGTCCTTTTAATTGGATTGAAGAGGGTGACGGAGATATCGGGCTAATTGGCTGCGGGATAGGTTATTCCTATATTAAAGAAGCTGAAAGCATGCTTGGCAAAAAATACCCTGTGCTTAAGCTTGGAACTCTCCCGCTGCCCCGCGAAAAAGTTCTTGAGTTTCTGCAAAAAGTCAAGACAGTGATAGTGTTCGAGGAGATTGAACCGGTAGTAGAGCGGCTGGTAAAACTGCTTTGTTTCGAAGCCGGTATTTCAGTTAAAGTATTGGGCCGTGAATCTTTTCTGCCGGCAGTAGGCGAGCTGTCTGCCTATGGTGTGGTAGATGCTCTGGCTAAGCTTGATAGCAGTATCTCTACCGGGAATTCCTCAACCATTTCTGCCCAGATTGCGCCCCCAATCAGAACTCGTACTCAGTGTGTTGGTTGCAGCTATCGCGGATTATTAAATGCGCTTAAACAGGTAGTCAGGAAGCATAAAGGAGTGGTTACCGGAGATATAGGATGTCACGATGCTGGTAGTTTCCCTCCTATTGAGCTGCAGTCGACCATTTATTGCATGGGAGCTTCTATCCCGCTTGCAACAGGTATGAAGGCCAGCGGGTTTGACAAGCCGGTCGTGGCACTGATCGGGGATTCTACCTTTTTCCATATGGGTATCAACGGCTTGATCAACGCAATCTATAATCGCTCCAACATTACTATTGTGGTGGCAGATAACGGAACCACAGCCATGACTGGCTTTCAGCCTCATCCTGGCAGCGGTGAAGATATCCGCAGACAAGCAGCACCTAAGATCAGTGTGCAAAAGTTGGTTGAGGCTCTCGGCATTAGCGCCCGTACTGTTAATCCCTATAACATCGAGGAGACCAGGGTTGCTATTGAAGAGGCAGTCAAGGAAGAAGGCGTTTCGGTGGTGGTATCCTGTGCGCCCTGTTATCTTCGGGCCAGCAGGCGGAATATTCTCCCCTTCCAACCTAGAAAGGTGAAAATAGACTCCGAACGGTGCAACGGATGCAAGACATGCATTAATGATTTCGGCTGTCCTGCGCTGCGATATGAAAACGAGAAAGTGACCAAGAACGAAATGACCTGCGTAGATTGTGGCCTGTGTGCTGACGTATGCAAGAGAGGAGCGATCATATGA